From Zalophus californianus isolate mZalCal1 chromosome 16, mZalCal1.pri.v2, whole genome shotgun sequence, one genomic window encodes:
- the MCRIP1 gene encoding mapk-regulated corepressor-interacting protein 1 isoform X1 gives MLRPRGPASGAQGPDTPAMTSSPVSRVVYNGKRNSSPRSPPSSSEIFTPAHEENVRFIYEAWQGVERDLRSQMSGSERGLVEEYVEKVPNPSLKSFKPIDLSDLKRRNTPDAKKS, from the exons AGGCCGAGGGGACCCGCCAGTGGAGCGCAAGGACCAGACACTCCCGCAATGACCAG TTCCCCCGTCTCCAGAGTCGTCTACAACGGCAAGAGGAACAGTAGCCCTCGCTCCCCCCCCAGCAGCAGTGAGATCTTCACCCCGGCCCATGAGGAGAATGTGCGCTTCATTTACGAAG CCTGGCAGGGCGTGGAGCGAGATCTGCGGAGCCAGATGTCAGGCAGCGAGCGGGGCCTGGTGGAGGAGTATGTGGAGAAGGTCCCTAACCCCAGTCTGAAGT CCTTCAAGCCCATCGACCTGAGTGATCTGAAGCGCCGGAACACGCCGGACGCCAAGAAGTCCTGA
- the MCRIP1 gene encoding mapk-regulated corepressor-interacting protein 1 isoform X2: MTSSPVSRVVYNGKRNSSPRSPPSSSEIFTPAHEENVRFIYEAWQGVERDLRSQMSGSERGLVEEYVEKVPNPSLKSFKPIDLSDLKRRNTPDAKKS, translated from the exons ATGACCAG TTCCCCCGTCTCCAGAGTCGTCTACAACGGCAAGAGGAACAGTAGCCCTCGCTCCCCCCCCAGCAGCAGTGAGATCTTCACCCCGGCCCATGAGGAGAATGTGCGCTTCATTTACGAAG CCTGGCAGGGCGTGGAGCGAGATCTGCGGAGCCAGATGTCAGGCAGCGAGCGGGGCCTGGTGGAGGAGTATGTGGAGAAGGTCCCTAACCCCAGTCTGAAGT CCTTCAAGCCCATCGACCTGAGTGATCTGAAGCGCCGGAACACGCCGGACGCCAAGAAGTCCTGA